In the Cytophagia bacterium CHB2 genome, one interval contains:
- a CDS encoding DUF4249 family protein, which produces MNKLNAVMSLVVMMLAACGESNLSITEATYQPKIAVQGILIPGQVPQIKISRNFPVNVVIDPADIAIPNASVTISDAAGARRTLLYNPQTQAYEAQFDVAYNTTYTLNVEAGIDGRTLHASATTTVPNAGFKILEERSNLGSMVYRQRDAQGNLINFDVVFERSPGTGYYLVSLVALDADTSKFIYDNPFRELTAEDVFTDFEEYKYLYYWLQDRPLTPGISNTEILSLFTFFYSRYRVIIYAADRNFRDFQITHELLQGIDGNYHEPAFHIEGDGIGVFGSAVADTAYFEILRP; this is translated from the coding sequence ATGAACAAATTGAACGCAGTGATGAGTCTGGTTGTGATGATGCTCGCCGCCTGCGGGGAAAGCAATCTTTCTATTACGGAGGCAACGTATCAGCCCAAGATTGCCGTGCAAGGCATTCTCATACCCGGCCAGGTTCCTCAGATTAAAATCAGTAGAAATTTTCCCGTGAATGTCGTCATCGATCCGGCCGACATAGCGATACCGAACGCCAGCGTCACCATCAGCGACGCTGCCGGCGCTCGGCGCACGCTGCTCTACAATCCGCAAACCCAGGCCTATGAAGCGCAATTCGATGTTGCTTACAATACAACCTACACACTCAACGTTGAGGCTGGCATCGACGGCCGGACATTGCATGCGAGTGCAACCACAACCGTTCCCAACGCCGGCTTTAAGATATTAGAAGAGCGTTCGAACTTGGGAAGCATGGTCTATCGCCAACGCGACGCCCAGGGCAATCTAATCAATTTTGATGTCGTCTTCGAACGGTCGCCGGGCACGGGGTACTATCTAGTCTCGCTGGTCGCGCTTGATGCGGATACTTCGAAATTTATTTACGATAATCCGTTTCGAGAACTGACGGCGGAAGACGTCTTTACGGATTTCGAAGAATACAAATATCTGTACTACTGGCTGCAAGACCGGCCATTGACGCCCGGCATATCGAACACCGAAATTCTTTCCTTGTTTACCTTTTTTTACAGCAGGTATCGCGTGATCATCTATGCCGCCGATCGCAACTTCCGCGATTTTCAAATAACGCATGAATTGCTGCAAGGCATCGACGGTAACTATCATGAGCCGGCTTTTCATATCGAGGGCGATGGCATCGGCGTGTTCGGATCAGCCGTTGCTGATACGGCTTATTTTGAGATCTTGCGGCCTTGA